From the Bacteroidota bacterium genome, the window CTATCTGGATAGACAATAATATTACCACTTCAGAAGGAAGTGGAATTGATAACAGCCAGTTGAACTGGCTGCAAAATGAGCTGGTGGCAAACGCCGGCATGAAAAAAATTGTTGTGATGCATCATCCACTGATAAATGCATTAGGAACAAATGCCGACGGCACACCCTCAACAGGAACGGTGCTCGACCCGGCCGACGGCAGCATTCTGAATAACCGTGATGCTTTGCTGAATCTTTGCGAGAACAATCACGTGGACATTACACTCTCAGGACATGTGCATCAAAATGTTGTGGCAGCGCGCGACGGAAGCGTTGTTGACGAAAACTGGACCGGAGGCACACGTTATATTCAAACCGGCGCCTGTGAATACGGAAACTACCGTATTATTAACGTCGACAGTAATTTTGTTACTGTGGGCGATGCCCAGCAGCTTAACCCCTCAGGCCTTAACGAACATGCTCAAACTGATGCAGCCAATAATTTAAATGTATTTTATAATGCTTCTCAAAAACGCATCATTGTAGATTTACGAAATATTCGTCATAGCGATGTGTCCACAATATCGTTGGTAACCATTAATGGAAGCGTGCTGACGAAAACAAATGCAACTTCCGGTAAAGAAAATTTAATTACGTTTGCTGCTGATTTTCTTTCTGCCGGAATATATATTGTTGAGGTATCAGGAACCAACGGCATCATTGCACGCAAAATAGCCATATACTGATTGCAGTAAATTCAATTCTTTTCTTATGGAAAATATATTTCCTCAATGGTCGGATATTCCTGCTGAATACCGCATAGACAAAGCTGTTCACCAAAATGAGTATTTAATTAACGGGCAACTTTTAAAGTGGGATGGTCCATTTCAGGATGTTGTGTCGCCTGTTTACCTGAATGAACAAGGAACGCTTACGCCGAAATTTTTAGGACATTATCCATTGCTCACACAGGCACAGTCAATGGCCGCGCTTGATGCTGCAGTAGCGGCATTTGACCATGGTCGCGGATTATGGCCAACCATGTCAGTTGAAGACCGGATTTATCATCTTGAACTTTTTACATTGAAGATGATGGAAACACGCGAAGAAGTTGTAAGGTTGTTGATGTGGGAAATCGGGAAAACGCTTGGTGATGCACAGAAAGAATTTGACAGAACGGTTGATTATATCCGCGATACAATACAGTCGCTAAAAGAGCTCGACCGCACATCCTCACGTTTCTCAATAGAACAGGGCATTATGGCTCAGATACGACGCGCACCCTTCGGAGTAGCATTGTGTATGGGACCTTACAATTATCCGCTCAACGAAACATTCACAACCCTGATTCCGGCGCTTATCATGGGCAACGTAATTATTTTCAAACCGCCAAAGTTTGGTGTGCTGCTGCATTCGCCGCTATTGAAGGCATTCAAAGAATCGTTCCCTCCGGGCGTCATCAACACAGTTTATGGCGACGGCGAATCGGTAATACGTCCGCTCATGGAATCCGGAAAAATAGACGTACTTGCATTCATCGGCTCGAGCCGCGTGGCTGATATCCTGAAACATCAGCATCCAAAGCCGCACCGTATGCGCAGTGTACTTGGCCTCGAAGCAAAAAATGCGGCAATTATACTTAAAGATGCCGACATTGAACAGGTAACAACAGAAGTTGTACTGGGTGCATTATCTTACAATGGGCAACGTTGCACCGCATTAAAAATAATTTTCGTACATGAAAGTATTGCTGAGCCATTTTTAACAAAATTCTCAGAAAAAGTATCGGCACTTAAAGCCGGTATGCCATGGGAAAAAGATGTTAAAATCACACCCCTTCCTGAGGCAGGTAAAATTGAATACCTGAATACACTCATTGAAGATGCACAAAAATACGGCGCAAAAATTATCAATGCGAACGGAGGAAATTGCAACCGGACTGTTTTCTTTCCGGCAGTGCTGTTCCCGGTAAATGAGAAGATGCGTGTTTATCACGAGGAACAATTCGGACCGGTGGTTCCGGTGGTTGCTTTTAGCAGCATCAATGAACCGGTTGAATACATTATCAATTCAAATTACGGACAGCAGGTAAGTATTTTTGGTAATGATGCCGATGAGATTTCGGAACTGATAGACCCCTTGGTAAATCAGGTTTGCCGAGTAAATATTAACAGTCAGTGCCAAAGAGGTCCTGACAGTTTTCCGTTTACCGGGAGAAAAGATTCCGCCGAAGGCACCTTATCCGTGTCTGATGCATTGCGTGTATTCTCTATCCGGACACTTGTTGCAGCAAAATCGAGCCCGACGAATAATGCACTTGTAAAAGAGATTATCCGTGAGAATAAATCAAATTTTCTGAGTACTGATTTTATTTTTTAATCTTGGGATATACAATCTTGCCAAGCAAATCGCCCCGGCCTATAAACCCGAAGCGACCGCTATCAGTAGTTCCCGAATGTGAGCCCAGTAATAAATAGGTATCTTTAGGGATTATACCGTTAAACTCATTTTCGTACAAGGCAAGCAGCTTATATCGCGATGCGTTTAAGCTGTAGGGATTTCCGCCAGCTTCTTTAAGTGTATCGCCATTTATCATGATGCAATGAAGCGAAGCATCAAGCATTGGAAATGAAA encodes:
- a CDS encoding metallophosphoesterase; amino-acid sequence: MRPLKKISHYLILICLLIINTSFAQFSFVHLTDLHVSDGDSYVNNSDINGVVFSQMLSTLRHLEPRPAFVVVSGDVSNIGNGLNNGMYATLTQFLFPSPISNPGNGDYFIDSALQIPVYFVPGNHDYYLLLTPPLSNSAIDNYTAQIAPDSDYVIHYQNAAICMMRSGSESFRPIWIDNNITTSEGSGIDNSQLNWLQNELVANAGMKKIVVMHHPLINALGTNADGTPSTGTVLDPADGSILNNRDALLNLCENNHVDITLSGHVHQNVVAARDGSVVDENWTGGTRYIQTGACEYGNYRIINVDSNFVTVGDAQQLNPSGLNEHAQTDAANNLNVFYNASQKRIIVDLRNIRHSDVSTISLVTINGSVLTKTNATSGKENLITFAADFLSAGIYIVEVSGTNGIIARKIAIY
- a CDS encoding NADP-dependent glyceraldehyde-3-phosphate dehydrogenase, translated to MENIFPQWSDIPAEYRIDKAVHQNEYLINGQLLKWDGPFQDVVSPVYLNEQGTLTPKFLGHYPLLTQAQSMAALDAAVAAFDHGRGLWPTMSVEDRIYHLELFTLKMMETREEVVRLLMWEIGKTLGDAQKEFDRTVDYIRDTIQSLKELDRTSSRFSIEQGIMAQIRRAPFGVALCMGPYNYPLNETFTTLIPALIMGNVIIFKPPKFGVLLHSPLLKAFKESFPPGVINTVYGDGESVIRPLMESGKIDVLAFIGSSRVADILKHQHPKPHRMRSVLGLEAKNAAIILKDADIEQVTTEVVLGALSYNGQRCTALKIIFVHESIAEPFLTKFSEKVSALKAGMPWEKDVKITPLPEAGKIEYLNTLIEDAQKYGAKIINANGGNCNRTVFFPAVLFPVNEKMRVYHEEQFGPVVPVVAFSSINEPVEYIINSNYGQQVSIFGNDADEISELIDPLVNQVCRVNINSQCQRGPDSFPFTGRKDSAEGTLSVSDALRVFSIRTLVAAKSSPTNNALVKEIIRENKSNFLSTDFIF